In a genomic window of Ipomoea triloba cultivar NCNSP0323 chromosome 3, ASM357664v1:
- the LOC116011826 gene encoding uncharacterized protein LOC116011826: MAGSSSRRLKRLRRSSFGVVPGNIDQGNQNGMVDSPSSDDFVTPPVVLPPRAQLDPPLDDSNDGLGGEEVDLFPPLKIRGKHKYLVSPIKRFNACQKRAVPEIGLGDILDLQVDDIPKFMGRWVLSNFDP; encoded by the exons ATGGCTGGTTCTTCTTCAAGGCGGTTGAAGCGGCTTAGGAGGAGTTCGTTTGGTGTTGTTCcag GGAACATTGATCAAGGTAATCAAAATGGGATGGTGGATAGTCCGTCCTCTGACGATTTTGTAACTCCCCCGGTGGTGTTGCCCCCTCGTGCCCAACTAGACCCTCCATTGGATGATTCTAATGATGGGCTTGGGGGTGAAGAGGTAGACTTGTTTCCCCCCTTGAAGATCCGTGGCAAACATAAGTATTTAGTCTCACCCATTAAGCGGTTTAATGCGTGCCAAAAGAGAGCTGTGCCTGAGATTGGACTCGGTGATATCTTAGACTTACAAGTTGATGATATTCCAAAGTTCATGGGTAGGTGGGTGCTGAGTAATTTTGACCCATAG